The Nerophis ophidion isolate RoL-2023_Sa linkage group LG25, RoL_Noph_v1.0, whole genome shotgun sequence genomic sequence tcgcataaagggaagaagattagaagctattcagtaggatttaaggtccaagctattgaatatgctaaaaagaacagtaagcagctatgttttattaatataccgtagctgcgtgtgtcaaatatgagtcattaaatgactcccgcctcctggtggtagagggcgctagtgatcctttttgcgactactcggctgcagaagaagtgacaacaagcagcaagagtgagcagcgattgtttatactttcctctcgcttgcacttttaacatggagggttaaatatctaaaataaaacagttttctaaactggactttcaatcgaagcaggaggtaataaaggaagatctccatcgagacagagagacttttaaaactgaagaaagataaggaagacttctataaacaagttatcgatgcttttgatcagaaggagctgggcaTGGactcatttataagtaaagaccataataaaggtttttttttattaaatgtacttttcatgatggtatccttacatcacactcaaatttttaagcgcaggcctaaatttaccgcatgcctttggtaagcgccagagtgagaagaataCTACTGCGTAGTTTAGGTAAATACGaatgtgttcctgtgtacttactacttctacttggtagtagtagtaagtGCTTacgtgttcctgtgtacttactattGCTACTGGGTAGTTTAAGAaagtacacatgtgttcctgtgtacttactacttctactgggtagtagtagtaagtacttacatgttcctgtgtacttactactcctactgTATAATAGTAGTAATTACTTacgtgttcctgtgtacttactactcctactgGATAGTAGTAGTAAGTACTTACGTgttctgtgtacttactactcctactgGATAGTAGTAGTAAGCACTTacgtgttcctgtgtacttactactcctactgGGTAGTAGAAGTAAGTACTTacgtgttcctgtgtacttactcCTTCTACTGGGTAGTAGTAAGTAATTAAGTGTTCCtctgtacttactactcctactgGATAGTAGTAGTAAGTATTTAggtgttcctgtgtacttactactactcctactgggtagtagtagtaagtagttaagtgttcctgtgtacttactactactCCTACTGGGTAGAACAGAGAGTTTGTTGATTAGACTGAGCCCTGCTGCCGCCTGTCTGCAACCGTGTGCATCGTCCTAACATGAATACTAGTGCGTAGTAGTCTCAGGGGGTTCCTGGGCCCCCATGTGAGAACCAGGGTTTGAGGTTCTACTGCTATTGAAGAAGTAGTGAACAAGCGGGTGTTTACCCCTGCAGCCTTGGAGGAGGCGTCCACATACTTGGAGACTGCGATGATGGAGATGATGAAGTAGATGATGGCGGCCGTCACACATCTCATGAAGTCCTTCCAGAGGAAGAAAGGTGATTAGTCAGGGAAGAAAACACGCcagcgcacttcttcttcttcttaccgTGAGAGGCCACAGGAAGCCGGTGAACCTCTGGTTGAATCCAGTGGAGTAGGCGAAGAGCAGGAAGAGGGCGGCCAGGAACTCCAGCAGGGGGACGGTCACGAAGGCGGCTGCCGTGGACGCCGCGAAGCACACGAAGTCTATGAAGGACACCACCtgggaggacacacacacacacacacacacacacacacacacacacacacacttcactgtGGACTGAACTTCATAGTCCAACTCTCAAACTTCTAGTCTGTTTATTTTTCTAATCTATTTCCTGATTACTATCTTTTTTGTTTACTTCACTCACCATCCATTAGACcagtggtagggaacctatggctctagagccagatgtggctcttttgatgactgcatctggctctcagacaaatcttagctgacattgcttaaaacgataattatgaataatttcgctggtaatcacagtactAAAAATAACgagcaaaatataaaacattctgatGCATTTCtagccatccatccgttttctaccgcacctgttcaagaagtcgcattaatggtaagaagtattttatgtcagcttgctgcggggtcgttctcccaggaaggcggacggactactcgggacatggcatttaggtaaaaacatgatttaattttaactaaaaaaatatacaaacaaaaatcgctcacagcggaggcacaacttgggcgaAAGaaaaaagctaacgcataaacagactaagaaaataatccatccatctatccatccatcatcttccgcttatccgaggtcgggttgcgggggcagcagcctaagcagggaagcccagacttccctctccccagccacctcgtctagctcttcccgggggatcccgaggcgttcccaggccagccgggagacatagtcttcccaacgtgtcctaggtcttccccgtggcctcctaccggctggacgtgccctaaacacctccctagagaggcgtgcgggtggcatcctgaccagatgcccgaaccacctcatctggctcctctcgatgtggaggagcagcggctttactttgagttcctcccggatggcagagcttctcaccctatctctaagggagagacccgccacacggcggtggaaactcatttgggccgcttgtacccgtgatcttatcctttcggtcatgacccaaagctaatgatcataggtgaggatgggaacgtagatcgaccggtaaattgagagctttgccttccggctcagctccttcttccccacaacggatcgatacaacgtccgcattactgaagacgccgcaccgatccgcctgtcgatctcaccatccactcttccctcactcgtgaacaagactcctaggtacttgaactcctccacttggggcagggtctcctccccaacccggagatggcactccacccttttccgggcgagaaccatggactcggacttggaggtgctgattctcattccggtcgcttcacactcggttgcgaaccgatccagcgagagctgaagatcccggccagatgaagccatcaggaccacatcatctgcaaaaagcagagacccaatcccgcggccaccaaaccggaacccctcaacgccttgactgcgcctagaaattctgtccataaaagttatgaacagaattggtgacataggacagccttggcggagtccaactctcactggaaacgtgtccgacttactgccggcaatgcggaccaagctctgacactgatcatacagggagcggaccgccacaataagacagtctgataccccatactctctgagcactccccacaggacttcccgagggacacggtcgaatgccttctccaagtccacaaagcacatgtagactggttgggcaaactcccatgcaccctcaagaaccctgccgagagtatagagctggtccacagttccacgaccaggacgaaaaccacactgttcctcctggatccgaggttcgactacgaacataaatcaaacaaaacttacttggcatggcatgaagcatgaaactatggcaaggcatgaaacaagtcagcacagggcgactgactggcaaagacgagcttaaatactgcctctgattagtgctcgggaagcaggtgagcgggcattttgtccaccagagacaggtggacaaaatgagtaaccaatcaaaccagacaagggagtggaaaaaaaacaggaacttaaagagtccaaaggacaaacagcacatggccaaacaaaaacatgacattttatttattatcggttagcttcagaataacaatgttattaaaaagaataagagacttattatactctgaaatgttggtcttacttaaaaatgcacgcatttagttgtattcagtgtt encodes the following:
- the LOC133542800 gene encoding CKLF-like MARVEL transmembrane domain-containing protein 3 isoform X2 translates to MGDMEAPDARQPSSSVLQSVLPSREWASSRKGMLVIAQVVVSFIDFVCFAASTAAAFVTVPLLEFLAALFLLFAYSTGFNQRFTGFLWPLTDFMRCVTAAIIYFIISIIAVSKCSASLPPSPSLWIFTSFLTSWPVS